Proteins encoded in a region of the Zunongwangia endophytica genome:
- a CDS encoding urea carboxylase-associated family protein, producing the protein METIAKQSGASLTIKKGDRLKVTAPKGEQVSDMVLFNKNDIREKISSGKTLDFEESILISKGNFLWSNRSRKMMEILEDTNGRNDFLLAPCSPETFEIMYNNKEYHPSCFENLYTNLAKYDITPDDIPTAFNIFMNVQFDTDGKISVDPPLNSGQDYILFEAKMDLIVGLTACSAEDSNGGTFKEIEFEVLTSNQ; encoded by the coding sequence ATGGAAACGATAGCTAAACAATCTGGTGCCTCACTTACTATTAAAAAAGGAGACCGTTTGAAGGTAACTGCTCCCAAAGGAGAACAGGTTAGCGACATGGTATTGTTTAACAAAAACGATATCAGAGAAAAAATTTCGAGCGGTAAAACTTTAGATTTTGAAGAATCTATCTTGATCTCTAAAGGAAACTTTCTTTGGAGTAACCGTAGCCGTAAGATGATGGAAATTTTAGAAGATACTAATGGCAGAAATGATTTTCTACTAGCACCTTGCAGCCCGGAGACTTTTGAAATCATGTATAATAACAAAGAATATCACCCCAGTTGTTTTGAAAATTTATACACCAATTTAGCGAAATACGATATAACCCCAGATGATATCCCTACGGCGTTCAATATTTTTATGAATGTTCAGTTTGATACTGACGGGAAAATTAGCGTGGATCCTCCTTTAAATTCGGGTCAGGATTATATTTTATTCGAAGCTAAAATGGATTTAATTGTAGGTCTTACAGCATGCTCTGCCGAAGATAGTAACGGTGGCACATTTAAGGAAATTGAATTTGAAGTACTTACATCAAACCAATAA
- a CDS encoding site-2 protease family protein has translation MIEFWDIPKLFIAFFIILPAVSLVHELGHVFIAKLLGAKNVKIIIGSGRILVDNRYFEIRKYYFYYGYCYFENIYDESRWRNLFIYSGGILGNILSSCVVIYIVTSQALVPTIFTYQFLYFSLYYVFFALLPMSYPDGNYSDGKIIYHLLKRNHTLLQQKQFQLWFDEDEKSWRLSSESEEEFEQLEDYDEAYEKALQRARASRPSKLEVIKKNTSHFEIFPRNPI, from the coding sequence ATGATTGAATTTTGGGATATCCCCAAGCTATTTATAGCCTTTTTTATTATCCTGCCTGCAGTATCTTTAGTGCATGAGTTAGGCCATGTATTCATCGCAAAATTGCTTGGAGCAAAAAATGTAAAGATCATTATAGGATCCGGTAGAATTCTAGTGGATAACCGATATTTCGAAATTCGGAAGTATTATTTTTATTACGGATACTGCTATTTTGAAAATATCTACGACGAAAGTAGATGGCGTAATCTCTTCATTTACTCAGGCGGGATACTAGGCAATATTTTATCCTCTTGCGTTGTAATTTATATAGTCACTAGCCAAGCGTTGGTTCCTACTATTTTTACCTATCAATTTTTATACTTTTCGCTATACTATGTGTTTTTTGCTTTATTACCAATGAGCTATCCTGATGGGAATTATAGTGATGGGAAAATTATCTATCATCTTTTAAAGCGTAATCATACACTATTGCAACAAAAGCAATTTCAACTTTGGTTTGATGAAGATGAAAAATCCTGGAGACTTTCTTCAGAAAGTGAAGAAGAATTTGAGCAATTAGAAGATTACGATGAAGCCTACGAGAAAGCCCTTCAGCGAGCTAGAGCTTCCCGTCCCAGTAAACTTGAAGTTATTAAAAAGAATACCAGTCACTTTGAAATTTTTCCTAGAAATCCTATCTAA
- a CDS encoding potassium channel family protein: protein MLLLIFGIILYAVTVHDILKTTLSMEGGGWLTNHFSKFLWKVSFLASRKKGDSKLLGKTGYLILTGIIILWVALLWSSFCLVLFSDPGSVVTSANKTAVQGVEKLYFAGYTISTLGSGEYIAGNDFWRIITNVFSFTGLVLLTMSVTYFVPLLQAVIDQQKLAVQISCYGRTPQEMIINAYDGEHYQGLTANASDLTLSLIKHTQNHKAYPVIHYFHNSDKRFNIILELSKMHECFVILENLMDDQYQPAENELRSLKVAFENYFKIITEITDAKDQATNEAPKIKTDLLLEQNFISRKKNLPDLHSRKVFSKLVENDGWGWNDIQGSDAS, encoded by the coding sequence ATGCTACTACTCATATTCGGTATAATTCTTTACGCTGTTACTGTTCACGATATTTTAAAAACTACATTATCGATGGAAGGTGGCGGATGGTTAACTAACCATTTCTCTAAATTTTTATGGAAGGTGAGTTTTCTAGCAAGCAGGAAAAAGGGAGATTCCAAACTTTTAGGAAAAACTGGTTATCTTATTTTAACTGGCATCATCATACTTTGGGTTGCATTATTATGGAGTAGCTTCTGCTTGGTTTTATTTTCTGACCCGGGGAGCGTGGTTACAAGTGCTAATAAAACTGCTGTGCAAGGTGTTGAAAAATTATATTTTGCCGGTTACACCATTTCTACACTTGGTAGCGGTGAGTATATCGCAGGAAATGACTTTTGGAGAATAATAACTAATGTTTTTTCTTTTACTGGTTTGGTATTATTAACCATGTCTGTTACTTATTTTGTTCCTTTATTACAAGCGGTTATAGATCAGCAAAAATTAGCTGTACAAATAAGTTGTTACGGTAGGACTCCTCAGGAAATGATTATTAATGCTTACGACGGAGAACACTATCAAGGCTTAACCGCAAACGCTTCAGATCTCACCTTATCTCTTATAAAACATACTCAAAATCATAAAGCCTATCCAGTAATCCACTATTTTCATAATAGTGACAAGCGGTTCAATATTATTCTGGAATTATCGAAAATGCACGAATGTTTTGTGATCTTGGAAAATTTGATGGACGACCAATATCAACCTGCTGAAAATGAGCTTCGATCTTTAAAAGTAGCTTTTGAGAATTATTTCAAAATAATTACAGAGATAACAGATGCAAAAGATCAAGCAACTAACGAGGCTCCTAAAATTAAAACAGACCTCTTACTTGAACAAAATTTTATTAGTAGAAAGAAAAATCTTCCAGATTTACACTCTCGTAAAGTCTTTTCTAAACTCGTCGAAAATGACGGCTGGGGATGGAATGATATTCAGGGAAGTGATGCTAGCTAG
- a CDS encoding catalase: MSEEKKENKKTQDLASNTKDGTGKTMTTNQGVKVNDTNNSLKAGERGATLLEDFILREKITHFDHERIPERIVHARGSGAHGVFELYESQEEVTKAGIFTDTTRKTPVFVRFSTVAGNKGSADLARDVRGFATKFYTEEGIFDLVGNNMPIFFIQDSMKFPDLIHAVKPEPDKDIPQAASAHDTFYDFVSRTTETLHNHIWVMSDRAIPRSFRMMEGFGIHTFRLINAEGKSHFVKFHWKPLLGTHSITWDEAVKIHGADSDFHRRDLWDAIDSGEYPEWELGFQIIPEEDEHKFDFDILDPTKLIPEEMVPVKRVGKMTLNRNPDNFFAETEQVAFHPGHVVPGIDFSNDPLLQGRLFSYTDTQLSRLGSPNFHEIPINRPINPTHNNQRDAQMRMTVDKGKTAYFPNSIGGGCPHLAKMAQGGFTSYEERIDARKIRARSTSFNDHYSQPALFYRSLTDWEQQHVADAYTFELGKCTYDHIKQRMLYVINQIDNDLAIKVADGLGMQIPSEIEQPVNQAIGADADPADHQPGPKKEYLKKSEALSLTHLNSDSIATRKIAFLVGDGFDGEQVMKMKKALTEKNAMVHLVATHGGTVKCDHDKDHKVDAALLTTESVLYDAVYLPGGSKSIKALTEAPKSIKFINETLKHCKAFAAEKDTTALLDKTAINLFEDDAAILIGKQPEQFIKQIAAHRNWVRQPKAMSIPV, translated from the coding sequence ATGAGTGAAGAAAAAAAAGAAAACAAAAAAACTCAGGATTTGGCTTCCAATACTAAAGATGGTACGGGAAAGACAATGACTACTAACCAGGGAGTTAAAGTTAATGATACTAATAACTCCTTGAAAGCAGGGGAGCGTGGAGCTACCTTATTAGAAGATTTTATTTTAAGAGAAAAGATAACGCATTTTGATCATGAGCGCATTCCAGAGCGTATAGTACACGCAAGAGGTAGTGGAGCTCACGGTGTATTCGAGTTATATGAAAGTCAGGAAGAAGTTACTAAAGCTGGTATTTTTACCGATACCACCAGAAAAACTCCTGTATTTGTGCGTTTTTCTACGGTTGCCGGAAATAAAGGATCAGCCGATTTAGCCAGAGACGTTAGAGGATTTGCAACAAAATTTTATACGGAAGAGGGAATCTTCGATCTTGTAGGAAATAACATGCCTATATTTTTTATTCAGGATTCCATGAAGTTTCCAGATTTGATCCATGCTGTTAAACCGGAACCAGATAAAGATATTCCGCAGGCTGCTTCAGCGCATGATACCTTTTACGATTTTGTCTCTCGCACAACAGAAACATTGCACAACCATATTTGGGTGATGAGTGATCGTGCTATACCAAGAAGTTTCAGAATGATGGAAGGTTTCGGTATTCATACTTTTAGATTGATTAATGCTGAAGGAAAATCTCATTTTGTAAAATTTCATTGGAAACCACTTTTAGGAACACATTCTATAACCTGGGATGAGGCTGTTAAAATTCATGGTGCAGATAGTGATTTTCACCGAAGAGATCTGTGGGATGCTATCGATAGTGGCGAATATCCAGAGTGGGAATTAGGTTTCCAGATTATTCCTGAAGAAGATGAACATAAATTCGATTTTGATATTCTTGATCCAACAAAACTGATTCCTGAAGAAATGGTACCGGTTAAACGTGTTGGGAAGATGACATTAAATCGAAATCCTGATAATTTCTTTGCAGAAACCGAGCAGGTAGCTTTTCATCCAGGTCATGTAGTACCGGGAATAGATTTTTCAAACGATCCATTATTGCAAGGACGTTTATTTAGTTATACCGATACCCAGCTTTCAAGATTAGGAAGTCCTAATTTTCACGAGATACCAATCAATCGTCCTATAAATCCTACGCATAACAATCAACGTGATGCGCAGATGAGAATGACTGTTGATAAAGGGAAAACTGCTTATTTCCCAAATTCAATTGGCGGAGGATGCCCACATTTAGCAAAAATGGCGCAAGGCGGTTTTACATCTTACGAAGAGCGTATCGATGCTAGAAAAATTAGAGCGAGAAGTACTAGTTTTAATGATCACTATTCGCAACCAGCATTGTTCTATAGAAGTTTGACTGATTGGGAACAGCAACACGTTGCAGATGCCTATACATTCGAACTTGGTAAATGTACCTACGATCACATTAAGCAACGTATGCTTTATGTAATCAATCAAATCGATAATGATCTTGCAATAAAGGTAGCAGATGGTTTAGGGATGCAGATTCCTAGTGAGATCGAGCAGCCCGTAAATCAGGCGATAGGTGCAGATGCAGATCCAGCAGATCATCAACCAGGACCAAAGAAAGAATATCTTAAAAAATCTGAAGCACTAAGTCTTACTCATCTAAATTCAGATAGTATTGCTACGCGAAAGATTGCATTTTTGGTAGGGGATGGTTTCGATGGTGAGCAGGTAATGAAAATGAAGAAAGCACTAACAGAAAAGAATGCAATGGTTCATCTAGTGGCAACTCATGGCGGAACTGTAAAATGTGATCACGATAAAGACCATAAAGTGGATGCTGCACTGTTAACTACAGAAAGTGTTTTATACGATGCGGTTTATTTGCCGGGCGGATCTAAGAGTATCAAGGCTTTAACAGAAGCACCTAAGTCTATTAAATTTATAAATGAAACCCTTAAGCACTGTAAAGCATTTGCTGCTGAAAAAGATACTACTGCGTTATTGGATAAAACAGCTATCAATTTATTTGAAGATGATGCTGCGATATTAATCGGAAAACAACCAGAGCAGTTTATCAAGCAAATTGCTGCACATAGAAATTGGGTAAGACAACCAAAAGCAATGAGTATTCCTGTATAG
- a CDS encoding BamA/TamA family outer membrane protein has translation MLRKTYLFLLTLSLMLVSITVFGQETKDEKSKKGFITRYINNILNDTVSKEKSQFFVFPTVGYRPETGVEFGVTPLYIYYANEDVNNRLSEMKAYSFFTLNGQYGLRIGHALYSDKDKWFFLGDIDFEQFPLKYYGIGNDVPKENIALVDATQIRIKERVLRRVLEDFYIGLETDFRSLTNVSFEGKNDNELEDIQIPFGAEGTTNFGLGVGLVYDQRHNVLNERDAFFSEFAYLNYNPFWDSDVEYQLISIDNRVFKKIGERDVLAAQLFGEFNFGGDVPFNQLSYMGGESLMRGYFKGRFRDRNQVAAQVEYRFLPLKLGFTDRLGATIFTGVGEVFDEWDEVEFNSLKWSAGAGARFLIFQKKDVYLRFDYAFTRDGSNFYISIGEAF, from the coding sequence ATGCTTAGAAAAACCTATTTGTTTTTACTTACTTTAAGCCTTATGCTTGTAAGTATCACTGTCTTTGGACAGGAGACTAAAGATGAGAAATCTAAAAAGGGATTTATAACCAGATACATCAATAATATTTTAAATGATACAGTATCCAAAGAGAAATCTCAGTTTTTCGTTTTTCCTACTGTGGGTTATAGGCCTGAAACAGGTGTAGAATTTGGAGTAACTCCGCTGTATATTTATTATGCGAATGAAGATGTAAATAACAGGCTTAGCGAAATGAAAGCCTATAGTTTTTTTACTCTTAATGGGCAATATGGTTTACGTATTGGTCACGCACTATATTCAGATAAAGACAAATGGTTTTTCCTTGGAGATATCGATTTTGAGCAATTTCCGCTTAAATATTATGGAATAGGGAATGATGTTCCGAAGGAAAATATAGCCCTAGTAGATGCAACCCAAATTAGAATTAAAGAGCGAGTTTTAAGAAGAGTACTGGAAGACTTTTATATAGGTTTAGAAACAGATTTTAGAAGCCTTACAAATGTATCTTTTGAAGGCAAGAATGATAATGAATTAGAAGATATTCAAATACCCTTTGGAGCCGAAGGGACTACTAACTTCGGTTTAGGTGTAGGATTAGTGTATGATCAAAGACATAATGTTTTAAATGAAAGGGATGCTTTTTTTAGCGAATTTGCGTATCTGAATTATAATCCGTTTTGGGATAGCGATGTGGAATATCAGCTAATTTCTATAGACAACCGTGTTTTCAAAAAAATAGGGGAACGGGATGTTCTTGCGGCGCAACTATTTGGAGAGTTTAATTTTGGTGGTGATGTACCTTTTAATCAGCTTTCTTATATGGGAGGCGAAAGCTTAATGCGTGGATATTTTAAAGGAAGATTTAGAGATAGAAATCAGGTTGCTGCACAGGTAGAGTATCGATTTTTACCATTAAAATTAGGTTTTACAGATCGGCTTGGTGCAACAATTTTTACCGGAGTAGGAGAGGTCTTTGATGAATGGGATGAAGTAGAATTCAATAGCCTAAAATGGTCTGCAGGTGCAGGAGCACGATTTTTAATTTTCCAGAAGAAAGATGTATATCTTCGGTTTGATTATGCTTTCACAAGAGATGGTAGCAACTTCTACATCAGTATTGGTGAAGCCTTCTAG
- a CDS encoding Lrp/AsnC family transcriptional regulator: MENLDEVDLKLLKILHENSNFTVKELAQQVNLSASPVFERIKRLEKKEYIKKYIAILDAEKLHQGFIVFCNIKLKKHDRNIGNQFVDDIMAINEIVECYNISGDFDFLLKVYARNMKHYQDFVFNKLGGVKSIGSTHSTFVMIEIKNTYGIGII; encoded by the coding sequence ATGGAAAACTTAGATGAGGTAGATCTCAAGCTGCTAAAAATACTTCACGAGAACTCTAATTTCACTGTAAAAGAGTTAGCGCAGCAGGTCAATTTATCAGCTTCTCCGGTTTTTGAACGGATAAAGAGATTGGAAAAAAAGGAATACATAAAAAAATATATTGCCATTCTGGATGCTGAAAAATTGCATCAAGGATTTATCGTTTTTTGTAATATTAAGTTGAAGAAGCACGATAGAAACATCGGAAATCAATTTGTAGACGATATTATGGCAATTAATGAAATTGTGGAGTGTTATAATATTTCTGGCGACTTTGACTTCTTATTGAAAGTCTACGCTCGTAATATGAAGCACTATCAAGATTTTGTTTTCAATAAACTGGGTGGCGTTAAAAGCATAGGTAGTACGCATAGTACTTTTGTCATGATTGAAATAAAAAACACCTACGGAATAGGAATTATTTAA
- a CDS encoding 5-methyltetrahydropteroyltriglutamate--homocysteine S-methyltransferase, which translates to MCTHSTIQNKSDVVGSFLRPEALKKAREQFANNQISASDLKLIEDEEIIKLIENQKEAGLTALTDGEFRRSYWHLDFFWGLGGIEHFLKDQGYLFQGEETRKDSARLSGKIKFNPEHPVFESFLFLKKHTGKNHIARQSIPAPAQLYAELVRGNNEEYVKKFYPNQEELYKDIAEAYQQTILKLYNLGCRDLKIDDCTWAMICDTNFWKTMAGEGFDRNLLKETYLKLNNLALENLPEDLRLSTHVCRGNYHSTWAASGGYEPVADTLFAKEAVENFYLEFDDDRSGDFEPLRFVPKNKNVVLGLLTSKNATLENKQVIIDRIKEATQYVDLERLSLSPQCGFASTEEGNILTEEDQWKKIKLINEITEEVWG; encoded by the coding sequence ATGTGTACCCATTCAACCATCCAAAATAAATCAGATGTAGTAGGAAGCTTTCTACGCCCAGAAGCCTTAAAAAAGGCTAGGGAACAATTTGCTAATAATCAAATTAGCGCTTCTGACTTAAAACTTATCGAAGACGAAGAAATTATTAAACTAATCGAGAACCAAAAAGAGGCTGGTCTAACTGCACTCACCGATGGAGAGTTTAGAAGAAGCTACTGGCATTTAGATTTCTTTTGGGGATTAGGTGGCATCGAGCACTTCTTAAAAGATCAAGGTTATTTATTTCAGGGAGAAGAAACCAGAAAAGATTCTGCCAGACTCTCGGGTAAAATAAAATTCAACCCTGAGCATCCGGTTTTCGAAAGCTTTTTATTTCTGAAAAAACATACTGGGAAAAACCATATCGCAAGACAAAGCATTCCAGCTCCCGCTCAATTATATGCCGAATTAGTTAGAGGCAATAATGAGGAATATGTGAAGAAATTTTATCCTAATCAAGAAGAATTATATAAAGATATTGCTGAAGCCTATCAACAAACCATTCTAAAATTATATAATCTTGGTTGTAGAGATTTAAAAATCGACGATTGTACCTGGGCAATGATCTGTGATACTAATTTTTGGAAAACAATGGCCGGTGAAGGTTTTGATCGCAACCTGCTTAAAGAAACATATCTTAAATTAAACAATTTGGCTTTAGAAAATTTACCTGAAGATTTACGTTTATCAACACATGTTTGCAGAGGTAATTACCATTCTACCTGGGCCGCATCTGGCGGTTACGAACCAGTAGCCGACACACTTTTTGCTAAGGAAGCGGTAGAAAATTTTTATTTAGAATTTGATGACGATCGTTCTGGCGATTTTGAACCGCTAAGATTTGTACCAAAAAACAAGAATGTTGTTTTAGGCTTACTTACCAGTAAAAACGCGACCTTAGAAAACAAGCAAGTTATTATCGATCGCATCAAAGAAGCGACTCAATATGTAGATTTGGAACGCCTAAGTTTGAGTCCGCAATGTGGTTTTGCTTCTACCGAAGAAGGGAATATTCTAACCGAAGAAGACCAATGGAAAAAGATAAAATTAATCAATGAAATTACTGAAGAAGTTTGGGGTTAA
- a CDS encoding outer membrane beta-barrel protein yields MVKKLFLVMVLFVGINSFAQEVDFGFQAGYANVRISEKASGYSLSENESGFYLGFLADFHLNENWHIQPSVNYMRAKEVNFLSVPVLAQYYIAESGFFVQAGPQATFILEDVEINTVGLDAAFGVGYHIDENFFIDARYGVELTNRYSSDDFYGDTKARLNTLNIGVGYKF; encoded by the coding sequence ATGGTAAAAAAATTATTTCTAGTTATGGTTCTTTTTGTTGGGATCAATTCATTCGCTCAGGAAGTAGATTTCGGTTTCCAGGCAGGATATGCTAATGTTCGAATTTCAGAGAAAGCATCTGGTTATAGTTTGTCTGAAAACGAATCTGGTTTTTATTTAGGTTTTTTAGCCGATTTCCATTTAAATGAAAACTGGCATATACAACCTTCTGTAAACTACATGAGAGCTAAAGAGGTCAATTTTTTATCTGTGCCCGTATTAGCTCAGTATTATATAGCAGAATCTGGATTTTTTGTTCAGGCGGGTCCACAAGCAACTTTCATTCTTGAAGATGTAGAAATCAACACTGTAGGCTTAGATGCTGCTTTTGGAGTAGGATATCATATCGACGAGAACTTTTTTATAGATGCCAGATATGGGGTAGAGCTTACAAATCGCTATTCTAGTGATGATTTTTACGGAGATACTAAAGCTCGTTTGAATACCTTAAATATTGGTGTAGGTTACAAGTTCTAA
- a CDS encoding pectinesterase family protein has product MSTIKTYFNYSKQLFQPPNIINMQCFRTLIFLLCFVQTSIAQKEKLNIRPYTIATNFQNLSSHYDFLSPVQLDSSLAVKQLKDIRYKKTETSDLKLDAYIPEQKNNEKLPGVLLIHGGGWFSGEKENLGVLAQALSANGYVAVTPSYRLGGEAIYPAAVLDLKDALRWMRKNAKKLNLDVNRIATLGGSAGAQLAMQVGVTPDSEIYDEEDQEFSSAVQAIVNIDGVTTFVHPEVEKGRLLNTWLGGTYEEKPETWKEASPIEYVNSKTPPTLFINSAQPRFHGGRDSYIDLLDEYNIYSEVHTLKDTPHAFWLVNPWFQPTLRYTLDFLDKFLKEPYTPPYRTIQVAKNDQADFSSIQDAINSVRVFGPGEVLIEIAAGIYNEKIVIPSHITKLTLKGSDRDKTIITNDDHTGKIDKLTKKEHGTFSSHTLLVQGTDVHLKNLTIQNTSCNEGQAVALHVEGDRFVAVNCKILGCQDTLYAAKEGSRQYYEQCFIQGTTDFIFGQAIAVFQGCTIKSLTNSYITAAATPRNQEFGFVFYKCKLIADKDVTKVFLGRPWRPYAKTVFINTEMGAQILEEGWHSWPGDSMFPEKEKTVYYGEYESIGAGASPENRVEWAHQLGRWEIEQYNLNNIFHRWIPQVK; this is encoded by the coding sequence ATGTCCACTATAAAAACCTATTTTAATTACAGTAAGCAACTCTTTCAACCACCAAACATCATTAACATGCAATGCTTTAGAACATTAATATTTCTTCTTTGCTTCGTGCAAACTTCAATTGCTCAAAAAGAAAAACTGAATATAAGACCTTATACAATCGCTACAAACTTTCAAAATTTGTCCAGCCATTATGACTTTCTTAGCCCTGTTCAGCTCGATTCCTCACTGGCTGTTAAGCAATTAAAAGACATACGATATAAGAAAACGGAAACTTCAGATTTAAAGCTTGACGCATATATTCCAGAACAAAAAAATAATGAAAAACTGCCTGGGGTTCTTCTTATTCACGGTGGAGGATGGTTTTCAGGAGAAAAAGAAAATTTAGGCGTATTAGCGCAGGCGCTTTCGGCTAATGGCTATGTTGCAGTAACACCAAGCTATAGGCTGGGTGGAGAGGCCATTTATCCTGCTGCGGTTTTAGATCTTAAAGATGCGCTACGCTGGATGCGAAAAAATGCAAAAAAGTTAAATCTGGATGTTAATCGTATAGCTACATTAGGTGGATCTGCAGGGGCACAATTAGCGATGCAAGTGGGTGTAACTCCAGATTCTGAAATCTATGATGAGGAGGATCAAGAATTCAGTTCTGCAGTGCAGGCTATCGTAAATATAGATGGAGTCACAACATTTGTGCATCCAGAGGTAGAAAAAGGCCGGCTTTTGAATACCTGGTTAGGAGGTACGTATGAGGAAAAACCCGAGACATGGAAAGAGGCATCTCCTATAGAATACGTGAATAGTAAAACGCCTCCTACACTTTTTATAAATAGTGCACAACCCCGTTTCCATGGAGGGCGTGACAGCTATATTGATTTACTGGATGAGTACAATATTTATAGTGAAGTTCATACTTTAAAAGATACTCCTCATGCTTTTTGGCTGGTTAATCCTTGGTTTCAACCTACACTAAGATACACACTCGATTTTCTGGATAAATTTTTAAAAGAACCATATACACCGCCGTATCGTACAATTCAGGTAGCTAAAAATGATCAGGCAGACTTTAGCAGTATTCAGGATGCCATTAATTCTGTTCGAGTATTTGGTCCAGGAGAAGTACTTATAGAAATTGCTGCAGGTATTTATAATGAAAAGATAGTAATTCCTTCTCATATAACTAAGCTCACTTTAAAGGGAAGCGATCGCGATAAAACTATTATAACAAACGATGATCATACTGGCAAGATTGATAAACTTACTAAAAAAGAACATGGCACTTTTTCTTCACATACCTTATTAGTGCAAGGAACAGATGTGCATTTGAAAAATTTGACGATACAAAATACTTCTTGTAATGAAGGTCAGGCTGTCGCTTTGCATGTGGAAGGTGATCGATTTGTAGCCGTAAATTGTAAGATTTTAGGGTGTCAGGATACTTTATACGCGGCTAAAGAAGGATCCAGGCAATATTATGAACAGTGCTTTATTCAGGGTACTACAGATTTTATTTTTGGCCAAGCCATAGCTGTATTTCAAGGCTGTACCATTAAAAGTCTTACAAATTCCTATATCACGGCAGCAGCAACCCCTAGAAATCAGGAGTTTGGTTTTGTGTTTTATAAGTGTAAGCTTATTGCAGATAAGGATGTTACTAAGGTATTTTTAGGAAGACCATGGCGGCCTTATGCTAAGACGGTATTTATAAATACAGAAATGGGAGCTCAGATTTTGGAAGAAGGGTGGCATTCCTGGCCAGGAGACTCCATGTTTCCTGAAAAAGAGAAGACAGTATATTATGGAGAATATGAAAGTATAGGAGCAGGAGCATCGCCAGAAAATCGAGTGGAATGGGCTCATCAATTGGGCAGGTGGGAAATAGAGCAATACAATTTGAATAATATTTTCCATCGATGGATACCTCAAGTTAAATAG